One window from the genome of Bufo bufo chromosome 4, aBufBuf1.1, whole genome shotgun sequence encodes:
- the LOC120997187 gene encoding stathmin-1-A-like yields MAEADIKVKELEKRASGQAFELILSPPSTDAAPDIAIASPKKKECSLEEIQKKLEAAEERRKLHEAEILKQLAEKREHEKEVLQKAKEENDNFSKMAEEKLTSKMEAIKENREAQMAAKLERLRELEKNREEIRKGKDSKEAEN; encoded by the coding sequence ATGGCCGAAGCTGATATTAAGGTAAAAGAGCTGGAGAAGCGTGCCTCTGGTCAGGCATTTGAGCTGATCCTTAGCCCCCCATCTACTGATGCAGCTCCAGATATTGCGATTGCCTCCCCAAAGAAAAAGGAATGCTCATTAGAAGAAATTCAGAAGAAGCTGGAAGCAGCAGAAGAGAGGCGCAAGCTACACGAGGCTGAGATCTTAAAACAGCTTGCAGAGAAGAGAGAGCATGAAAAAGAAGTTCTGCAGAAAGCTAAAGAAGAAAACGACAACTTCAGCAAGATGGCCGAAGAAAAATTAACTTCTAAAATGGAAGCCATTAAAGAAAATAGAGAGGCCCAGATGGCAGCAAAACTGGAGAGATTGCGAGAACTGGAGAAGAATCGGGAAGAGATCAGAAAGGGAAAGGATTCCAAAGAAGCTGAAAATTGA